In Acaryochloris marina S15, a single genomic region encodes these proteins:
- a CDS encoding di-heme oxidoredictase family protein, with product MKFKRLFLILWAVFTALMVLMIQGGVTSLEAFSPDNRTELSGGSAATVSKATKTAFAQPIKNLDRKRRRVFVFGDHLFNTQWVQAPSSVATLDGLGPLFNRNSCAGCHVRDGRGRPPLPHEDRMLSKLIRLSIPGQTEEGGPLPHPLYGGQLQEQGILGVPSEGRTQVSWEEEPGTFADGKPFSVRQPSYRFTDLAYGPLGDEVLFSPRVAPAVFGLGLLETVPQADIVKQADPEDRDGDGISGRPNYVWDFVKKDKQLGILGWKANQPNLKQQIAGAFNGDIGLTTSLFPKPSCNEGQPDCLKEIKFGEQPEVSDEFLDKITTYMSLLAVPARRNIEGVAEKRGEKLFYQAQCASCHTPKMVTGKTSEHSEFNNQVIHPYTDLLLHDMGAGLADNRPDFEAEGQEWRTPPLWGVGLVKNVNKHTFFLHDGRARDLMEAVLWHGGEAQASKEAVLQLSETERTELIAFLQSL from the coding sequence ATGAAGTTTAAACGCCTATTCCTGATCCTCTGGGCTGTCTTCACAGCCCTGATGGTTTTGATGATTCAGGGAGGAGTCACTTCTCTAGAAGCCTTCTCCCCTGACAATCGCACTGAACTCTCCGGTGGCTCGGCTGCAACGGTGAGTAAAGCCACCAAAACAGCCTTTGCCCAACCGATTAAAAATCTAGATCGGAAGCGCAGGCGGGTGTTTGTATTTGGGGATCACCTGTTCAATACCCAATGGGTTCAGGCCCCTAGTTCCGTCGCGACCTTGGATGGTTTAGGACCCCTGTTTAACCGTAATTCTTGTGCAGGGTGCCATGTACGGGATGGCAGAGGTCGTCCGCCCTTGCCCCATGAAGATCGAATGTTATCCAAACTCATTCGGCTGAGTATCCCGGGGCAAACAGAAGAAGGTGGTCCTCTTCCCCATCCTTTGTATGGAGGGCAACTCCAAGAACAAGGAATACTAGGAGTCCCATCCGAAGGCCGCACTCAGGTATCCTGGGAAGAAGAACCTGGCACCTTCGCAGATGGCAAGCCATTTAGTGTGCGACAGCCTAGCTATAGGTTCACGGATTTGGCTTATGGACCCCTAGGAGATGAGGTCTTGTTCTCGCCACGGGTCGCTCCGGCAGTATTCGGACTAGGCTTGCTAGAGACGGTTCCCCAAGCAGATATTGTGAAACAAGCTGATCCGGAAGATCGAGACGGCGACGGTATCTCCGGCCGCCCCAACTATGTTTGGGATTTTGTCAAAAAAGATAAGCAATTGGGGATTTTAGGCTGGAAAGCCAATCAACCCAATTTAAAGCAGCAAATTGCTGGGGCCTTTAATGGTGATATTGGTCTCACTACCTCTTTGTTCCCTAAGCCCAGCTGTAATGAGGGCCAACCGGATTGCTTGAAAGAAATTAAATTTGGCGAGCAGCCCGAGGTCAGTGACGAATTCTTGGATAAAATCACCACCTATATGAGTTTGCTGGCGGTTCCAGCCAGACGCAATATTGAGGGTGTTGCAGAGAAGCGGGGCGAAAAGCTTTTCTACCAAGCGCAATGTGCCAGTTGTCATACACCTAAGATGGTGACGGGCAAGACCTCTGAGCACTCAGAATTCAACAATCAAGTCATTCACCCTTATACGGACTTGCTGCTCCATGATATGGGGGCAGGGCTGGCAGATAATCGCCCAGATTTCGAAGCTGAGGGGCAAGAATGGCGTACACCACCTTTATGGGGAGTTGGCTTAGTTAAAAATGTGAATAAGCATACATTTTTCCTCCATGATGGCCGGGCTCGCGACTTGATGGAGGCTGTCCTCTGGCATGGAGGGGAAGCCCAAGCGTCGAAGGAGGCTGTCCTCCAGCTATCTGAAACTGAGCGGACCGAACTGATTGCCTTTTTGCAATCTCTCTAG
- a CDS encoding Crp/Fnr family transcriptional regulator, whose translation MTALHATSPSPSPDFLQFKPRQVIPDESAGYLWCIEQGVVRTVTWDDEGDLVTLGLWGVGDCLGQRFTSMAPFQMESVSDVQVRAVPVASQDLGLVLRSHIRFMEDLFRINSYKPAPQRLLHFLSWLSHRFGQPVEQGQLLDIGLTHQLIAELTGINRITATRLLNELEREGQLIRLPKQRLILSSTAMGKALGQQL comes from the coding sequence ATGACTGCTTTGCATGCTACTTCGCCCAGCCCTTCACCAGATTTTTTACAATTCAAGCCCAGACAAGTGATTCCGGATGAATCAGCAGGATATTTATGGTGTATTGAGCAGGGAGTTGTTCGTACGGTCACCTGGGATGATGAAGGTGATCTAGTCACCTTAGGACTGTGGGGGGTCGGAGATTGTCTTGGACAACGCTTTACCAGCATGGCCCCCTTTCAAATGGAAAGTGTCAGTGATGTTCAAGTTCGAGCGGTTCCAGTTGCAAGCCAAGACTTGGGATTAGTGTTGCGATCGCATATTCGCTTCATGGAAGATCTCTTCCGCATCAATAGCTATAAACCCGCTCCCCAGCGACTGCTCCATTTTTTAAGTTGGTTGAGCCATCGGTTTGGGCAACCCGTGGAGCAAGGGCAACTCCTGGATATTGGACTAACCCATCAACTGATTGCTGAGCTCACCGGGATTAATCGAATTACGGCCACGCGCTTACTGAACGAATTAGAACGAGAGGGACAGTTGATCCGACTTCCTAAGCAACGGCTCATTTTATCGTCCACTGCTATGGGCAAAGCCCTGGGTCAGCAATTGTAA
- a CDS encoding ISNCY family transposase: MNEGVLNFPLLLHWLHQLIEHLDDPRQPSNGTKFSLKDIVLGAFAVFFMQCPSFLEYQRHVHSRHGRDNAQALFELTELPTSNQIKNVLDLIAFRLLFPIFYQIYSVLLRRGYLEQYKVLGGHLLVGLDGSEYFSSNRICCDQCSTKTHRDGSVTYTHTAVLPVLVCPEIEHVISLAPEFIRPQDGAEKQDSETAAAKRWIKGHAQGFDGAKITVLGDDLYSRQPMVETCLEDELNFIFVCLPSSHPELYEWVEYLEGIGDVEHLETRGWNGRYHEICQYRYYNRIPLREELPAVMVNWCEVSVTRAADGKTMYHNAFITHHFINDQSVAEIVSAGRARWKAENEGHNVLKTKGYHLEHNFGHGQKNLAAVLLVLNLLAFLFHTVLHLVDSTYQRMRKQRGTRQGFFHDIQTLTKYLLFESWEHLLQFMLDDPEPRIAADTS; encoded by the coding sequence ATGAATGAAGGTGTTCTAAATTTCCCTCTCTTACTGCACTGGCTACATCAGCTCATTGAGCACCTCGATGATCCACGTCAACCCAGTAATGGCACCAAATTTAGTCTCAAAGATATTGTATTAGGCGCATTTGCTGTCTTCTTTATGCAATGTCCTTCGTTTCTGGAGTACCAACGCCATGTTCATAGTCGTCATGGTCGTGACAACGCCCAAGCCCTCTTTGAGTTAACAGAACTCCCCACGAGCAACCAAATCAAGAATGTTTTGGACTTGATCGCATTTCGTCTTCTGTTTCCCATTTTTTATCAAATTTATAGCGTTCTCCTACGACGAGGTTATCTAGAGCAATATAAGGTTCTAGGTGGACACCTGTTGGTAGGGCTAGACGGCAGCGAGTATTTTTCCTCAAACCGGATTTGTTGCGATCAGTGTTCTACCAAAACCCATCGGGATGGGAGTGTCACCTATACGCACACCGCCGTGTTGCCCGTCCTCGTTTGTCCGGAAATTGAACATGTCATTTCTCTGGCCCCAGAGTTCATTCGTCCTCAAGATGGTGCGGAGAAACAGGATAGTGAAACCGCTGCGGCCAAACGGTGGATCAAGGGGCATGCTCAAGGGTTTGACGGAGCCAAGATTACGGTTCTTGGCGATGACCTCTATAGCCGTCAACCGATGGTGGAGACTTGTTTAGAGGATGAGTTGAACTTCATTTTTGTCTGTTTGCCCTCCTCCCATCCAGAGCTATATGAATGGGTAGAGTATTTAGAAGGTATTGGAGATGTTGAGCATCTAGAGACTCGGGGCTGGAACGGTCGCTATCATGAAATTTGTCAGTATCGCTATTACAATCGCATCCCCCTGCGTGAGGAGCTACCAGCAGTGATGGTCAACTGGTGCGAAGTCTCTGTTACTCGTGCTGCTGATGGAAAGACTATGTATCACAACGCGTTCATTACTCACCATTTCATCAATGACCAAAGTGTGGCCGAGATTGTCAGTGCTGGACGTGCCCGATGGAAAGCGGAGAATGAAGGACACAATGTCCTCAAAACCAAGGGCTATCACTTAGAACATAATTTTGGTCATGGTCAGAAGAACCTTGCTGCTGTGCTATTGGTACTCAACCTGTTGGCATTCTTATTTCATACCGTCTTGCACTTGGTGGACTCCACTTATCAACGCATGCGAAAGCAACGGGGAACCCGACAAGGCTTTTTTCACGATATTCAGACTTTGACCAAATACTTGCTCTTTGAGAGTTGGGAGCATTTGCTCCAGTTTATGTTGGATGATCCAGAGCCTCGAATAGCAGCCGATACCTCATGA
- a CDS encoding serine protease, translated as MVPTLSLYSLCTIALWLPGIPPSAELCAPVLGGPLLAAPAKTDPAKTDPDPVSVERVRRYARTITVTVWVDDRWSSGILVHRQGQTYTVITNQHVVAFGKRYQVELADGQRYDADLRSSTDKEQNDLAVLEFQSPDVSYAVARFASSLSLVPGVPVFAAGFPIAKTSQPQFHFTSGQVSLISDRVLQGGYQIGYTNPIQKGMSGGPVLNRWGQVIAINGMHAYPLWGDPYIFVDGSKPHPVDHQIMRQSSWAIPAERFLQFIPTARKVKQEQL; from the coding sequence ATGGTCCCCACGTTAAGTCTGTATTCCCTATGCACCATAGCGCTATGGTTGCCAGGCATACCGCCTAGTGCGGAACTCTGTGCTCCAGTTCTTGGGGGGCCTTTGCTCGCAGCCCCAGCGAAGACTGATCCAGCGAAGACTGATCCAGACCCCGTCTCGGTTGAACGGGTACGCCGTTATGCCCGAACCATTACGGTGACGGTGTGGGTTGATGATCGATGGAGTTCTGGGATTTTAGTGCATCGTCAAGGGCAGACCTACACGGTGATCACTAATCAGCATGTCGTTGCCTTTGGTAAACGCTATCAAGTGGAGCTGGCGGATGGGCAGCGTTATGATGCCGATCTGAGATCTTCTACGGACAAGGAGCAGAACGATTTGGCGGTACTTGAATTTCAAAGTCCTGACGTTTCCTATGCCGTCGCTAGGTTCGCCTCCTCTCTATCCCTAGTACCCGGTGTCCCTGTCTTTGCTGCCGGATTTCCTATTGCTAAAACCAGCCAACCTCAATTTCACTTTACGTCAGGACAAGTTTCTTTGATCTCTGATCGGGTATTGCAGGGTGGCTATCAGATCGGCTATACCAATCCGATTCAGAAAGGAATGAGTGGTGGCCCTGTCTTAAATCGTTGGGGGCAGGTGATTGCGATTAATGGGATGCATGCCTATCCCCTTTGGGGTGATCCTTATATTTTTGTAGATGGTTCCAAACCCCATCCCGTCGACCATCAAATCATGCGACAGTCTAGTTGGGCTATTCCTGCAGAACGATTTTTGCAGTTTATCCCCACAGCCCGCAAGGTAAAGCAAGAGCAGTTGTAG
- a CDS encoding COP23 domain-containing protein, which yields MKRHQITSMIALSVVAGATLVMGTQPAQAGEARFSCALGSGTPTTMAKTKRGYVPVIRWTSEYFGASGWSPEARCAEVSDRFDSFYQKDTLNFLTTGRMNRQSVVCVANYKGGPCSGLLFTLKPGSNPGRTLQQLLSVRVGASGPLNESTARVYIDMEDFLSKAPVEKEAGATKSTPQPKIESTTPKSTTTPAATKPLGLW from the coding sequence ATGAAGCGCCACCAGATCACATCTATGATTGCGTTGTCCGTCGTGGCTGGTGCAACCTTGGTTATGGGAACTCAACCTGCACAAGCCGGTGAGGCACGATTCAGTTGCGCCCTAGGCAGTGGCACCCCAACGACTATGGCCAAAACCAAGCGAGGTTATGTACCCGTCATTCGCTGGACCTCTGAATATTTTGGCGCTTCCGGCTGGTCTCCAGAAGCTCGTTGTGCTGAGGTTTCGGATCGCTTCGACTCCTTTTATCAAAAGGACACCCTCAACTTCCTGACCACAGGGCGAATGAATCGCCAATCTGTCGTTTGTGTCGCCAATTATAAGGGCGGTCCTTGCAGTGGTTTATTGTTTACCCTTAAGCCTGGCAGCAATCCTGGACGAACCTTGCAACAGCTTCTCAGTGTTCGAGTCGGTGCATCAGGCCCTCTCAATGAGTCTACGGCTCGGGTGTATATTGACATGGAAGATTTCTTGAGTAAGGCACCTGTGGAGAAAGAAGCGGGGGCAACGAAGAGCACCCCTCAACCCAAGATTGAATCAACGACTCCAAAATCTACAACCACCCCTGCTGCGACTAAGCCTTTGGGATTGTGGTAA